Genomic DNA from Alkalihalobacterium alkalinitrilicum:
AGAATTCCGATTTTTCGCACAATCATTACTCCCCTTTACCAATTATTGTGGAAGCTCAAGCTGTTTGTTTTCTTTAGATTCTTTATACAAGACAATTGTATTCCCAATCACTTGTACTAGTTCAGCTCTTGTTCCTTTACTTAACGTGCTAGCCACTTCGTCTTTATCTTCATCACAATTTTGAAGAACACTTATTTTTAGTAATTCTCTAGCTTCTAACGCATCCTCAATTTGTTTGATCATATTATCATTTACTCCACCTTTACCAACTTG
This window encodes:
- the yhbY gene encoding ribosome assembly RNA-binding protein YhbY, yielding MLTGKQKRFLRSKAHHLTPIFQVGKGGVNDNMIKQIEDALEARELLKISVLQNCDEDKDEVASTLSKGTRAELVQVIGNTIVLYKESKENKQLELPQ